In Sphingomonas sp. KC8, the sequence GGGTGAGCGAGATCACGAACAGCGCGGTGAAGTGCACGCCATCATAATATTGCGTGAGCAGCGAGATGCCCGACAGGTTCATCTCGAACCCCTTGATCGGCGTTTCCTCGCCCGCATCCGGATCGGTCGTATACTGGACGCGCAGCCCGTAATCCTGCGGTTCGAAACTGGTGATTTCGGGCAGCGCCGCCGCGTTGTGAAGCTGCGTCACATGCGCGGTATCGAAGATATTTTCCAACATGTCGCGGAAGGGGCAGGTCGTCTCCCAGCTTTTCACCGCATAGGGAATCCAGGTGTCGTCGCCGCGCAGATGGCTGGAATCGAACGGCTCGAAGGTCGGCTTGCCGCCGCTCGGGTCGTGCCAGATCAGCACCATGCCGTCGGTCTCGCGGGTCGGGTGCAGGGTCAGGCGCACGCTCGCCGGCACGGGCACGTCGGTATAGGGGATATGCTCCACCTTGCCGCTCGCGCTGTCGAATTCCCATTTGTGGAACGGGCAGGTGATCCTGCCTTCGCACAGCGCGCCGTCATGGCTGGCAAGATGCGCGCCCAGGTGCGGGCAATAGGCATCGGCCGCCTGCGCCGCGCCGTCCTTCGTGCGATAGACGATCAGTTCCTCACCCAGCCAGCTGACGGGCAGCATCTTGTCGGCATGCACCTGATCGCCCTCGGCGATGCAGTACCAGCCCTTGGGATAGCTGGTGTCGGTCGATCGATGACGCATGGGTATCGGGCTGATCGCGTTCATGGGGCCTCTCCATTCTTATGTGTTGGGCCAAGGCATAACACACCCCATACAATCGTCAATATTCCATACATATGTATGGCCTTGTTTTCGGGCGAGCGTTGGTTAGGGAGGAAGGCATGTCGATCACGCCGCGGCCCGTGCCCCCTCTGTCGCCCTTGTCGTTGCGCGAACAGCAGCGTCTGGCCACGCGCGCGCGGATCATCGATGCCGCTTTGCTGGTGTTCGAAAAACGCGGCATGGCTGGCGCCACCATCGAAGAAATTCTGGGCGCGGCCGGCGTTTCGCGGGCCACCTTCTACGCCCACTTCACCGGCAAGCCCGACGTCGGCCGCGCGATCCTGGCCGAAATGTGGGATCGCGGGACAGAACTGTACCGCCGCTTTGCCGCTTTGCCCGATTGGGACCGCACATCGATCCGCGGATGGCTGGCCGATGTCGGCGATGCGTGGCGCATCCATCATGATGGTATGCGCACCTTATTGCGTGAGATGCTGGCCGATCTGTCCGCCGATGCGCGCACCCATCAGGGAACATTCGTCGCGACGCTGATCGGCGATGGGCGGCGCTGGTCCGCCTTTTCCCCACAGGAAGCCGAGCGCCGCGCGCAACTGCTGATCTTTCAGATCGAACGAACGATGATGGCTGTGCACATCGAAGGTTGGGCCACCGATTTCGATGCGCTGCTCGATACGCTCACCGATATCTGGATGGCCACATTGGTCCCCACGCACCGCTGATCGGTGCCCGCATCGGGCCTCAATGGTCGAAATAGCTGTCCCATTTGCGGCGTTTCTTCCGCCCCGCCTGCCAGGCCGCACGCGCGGTGAAACCAATCCCGGCCAAAAGCAGCATCAGCGCCATCGCCTTTGCCTGGGATGTCGCGCCCAGCCACATCATCGCGCCAAAACCGCCGGTTGAAAGCAGGGTGAACAGGCCCCAGCCGGCGACGACGATATTCCGCTGGATTCGCGTGACGGCTTTGCGAACCGATATCGCAAGCAGGATCACCGCACCTGCCAGCATGATCGCCGCGGCAATCATCGGCATGGCTTCACCGTTCAGGTGAAGTCCGAAATACGCCGCCGTCAGCAACCCGATAATCAGCGCAAAAATACGAGGTAACGCCACGTTTTTCCTTTGCCTGATCCGACCTTGGCACCTGCCTATCGCCTCTGGGCGAACGGGTCAAAGCACAACCGCGTTCCGCACGATCGTTGCTAGATCACATCCTGTTTAGGCGGAGTAAACGCCATCCGCGTCCGGCCGCGTCGCGCCGATCAGAAATTCGATATTGCCCTCGGGGCCGGTGATCGGGCTGGGCGTGACGCCGGCTACGATCCAGCCCTGTGTCGTCAGCCAATCGCGCACCTCATCGCAGACCCGCTCGTGGATCGCCGGATCGCGCACCACCCCGCCCTTGCCCACTTCGGTTCGGCCGGCTTCGAATTGCGGCTTGATCAGCGCGATCAGATGCGCCCCGGGCCGGACAAAACCGAGGGGCTTTTCCAATACCTTGGCGAGTGAGATGAAACTGGCGTCGCAAACGACGATGTCGATCGGCTCGATGATTTGCTGATCGGTCAGGTTGCGTGCGTTGGTGCGTTCATGAACCACGACCCGCGGGTCCTGCCGCAATTTCCACGCCAGCTGGTTCGTGCCCGAATCGACCGCGTACACCCGCGCCGCGCCATGGGTGAGCAGCACATCGGTAAAGCCGCCGGTCGATGATCCTACGTCGATCGCCACCGCGCCGGTCACATCCCAGCCGAAATGGGCCAGCCCATGCGCCAGCTTGATTCCGCCGCGCGAAACCCATGGGTGATCGCGCCCGCGCACGTCCAGCGCCGCATCGGCCGGCAGCGCCTGCCCGGCCTTGTCGATCTTGCGATCACCGACGAACACCAGCCCGGCCAGGATCAGCGCCTGCGCCCGCGCGCGGCTCTCC encodes:
- a CDS encoding Rieske 2Fe-2S domain-containing protein, with translation MNAISPIPMRHRSTDTSYPKGWYCIAEGDQVHADKMLPVSWLGEELIVYRTKDGAAQAADAYCPHLGAHLASHDGALCEGRITCPFHKWEFDSASGKVEHIPYTDVPVPASVRLTLHPTRETDGMVLIWHDPSGGKPTFEPFDSSHLRGDDTWIPYAVKSWETTCPFRDMLENIFDTAHVTQLHNAAALPEITSFEPQDYGLRVQYTTDPDAGEETPIKGFEMNLSGISLLTQYYDGVHFTALFVISLTPIDNERMVETARLFLKDNGDKQALEQIGQAFVDRFCFEVEQDLKVLDYKKHLPNPRLCAGDGPIMKFRNYAAQYYA
- a CDS encoding TetR/AcrR family transcriptional regulator yields the protein MSITPRPVPPLSPLSLREQQRLATRARIIDAALLVFEKRGMAGATIEEILGAAGVSRATFYAHFTGKPDVGRAILAEMWDRGTELYRRFAALPDWDRTSIRGWLADVGDAWRIHHDGMRTLLREMLADLSADARTHQGTFVATLIGDGRRWSAFSPQEAERRAQLLIFQIERTMMAVHIEGWATDFDALLDTLTDIWMATLVPTHR
- a CDS encoding TlyA family RNA methyltransferase, which produces MAKGIRADQLLVERGLVESRARAQALILAGLVFVGDRKIDKAGQALPADAALDVRGRDHPWVSRGGIKLAHGLAHFGWDVTGAVAIDVGSSTGGFTDVLLTHGAARVYAVDSGTNQLAWKLRQDPRVVVHERTNARNLTDQQIIEPIDIVVCDASFISLAKVLEKPLGFVRPGAHLIALIKPQFEAGRTEVGKGGVVRDPAIHERVCDEVRDWLTTQGWIVAGVTPSPITGPEGNIEFLIGATRPDADGVYSA